A region from the Helicoverpa armigera isolate CAAS_96S chromosome 6, ASM3070526v1, whole genome shotgun sequence genome encodes:
- the LOC110373099 gene encoding transcription factor Sp4 isoform X10, producing MMSSEPTKVKVEYINEDKTSKEGNGSQSPLALLAATCSRLGAATMGPEQQQDNKDQQQHFSPQQQQQAQQQQAQQQQAQQQQAQQQQAQQQQAQQQAQLIQQQVQGDAATIAAIQQQYLQQQQQQPQLRVISSAVVQQLRAQGLSGNELSAAIVNAANSVPNGIQVQQPQVISMQQLQSLLGGGVVSGEGATYQNTPQQLLQIHPQLLQQQQGVYGGCLVGGVGGVAPMQAVTVDGQDALFIPAQHAQNFSGMGQVSLVNGQLVRTPVLPAGFLQNVMHLPTGGSGGIAVRGGVGGMGMVPVQVPVSVANGHTVYQTVHLPVHAPQHLQIIPQLQQMQAQPQMASVLTPSGQIQQIQIASLANVQQGGGAQGGGNAGQSPATITLQAVSNPMQADSGSMQQQQPSQTIITSTPTGQQVTVIPASSNVRVANLVQVPTLGVGGLGGAVQLVPALGLPGVQLAQLQQTQPQAAQPLIGQQIQQDPNEPGKWQVVTTHTASGGSAATTPQPAECEAAKMRPSSPGQGKRLMKRVACTCPNCDQGENRLMDRKKQHVCHIAGCNKVYGKTSHLRAHLRWHSGERPFLCNWLFCGKRFTRSDELQRHRRTHTGEKRFECPECRKRFMRSDHLAKHVRIHTKNRITEVATSTQSMYSDSGDDSCDEKMMLTIETVHNEGDGEDKMVLRPSPKMEPDHIDS from the exons ATGATGTCGTCTGAGCCCACAAAAGTGAAGGTGGAATACATAAACGAGGACAAAACCAGCAAG GAAGGCAACGGCTCACAGTCGCCCCTAGCTCTCCTGGCGGCGACGTGTAGCCGGCTCGGCGCCGCCACCATGGGACCAGAGCAGCAGCAAGATAATAAGGATCAACAACAGCATTTTA GTCCACAGCAACAGCAACAAGCTCAGCAACAGCAAGCGCAGCAACAGCAAGCGCAGCAACAACAAGCGCAGCAGCAACAAGCGCAACAGCAACAGGCGCAACAACAAGCGCAACTCATACAGCAACAAGTGCAGGGCGATGCGGCGACTATTGCCGCGATACAGCAACAGTACTTgcagcagcagcaacaacagCCGCAGTTGAGGGTTATTAGCTCTGCTGTGGTGCAGCAGTTGAGGGCACAGGGTTTATcg gGCAATGAGTTATCAGCAGCAATAGTTAATGCAGCGAATTCTGTTCCAAATGGAATCCAAGTGCAACAGCCACAG GTTATATCGATGCAACAGTTGCAGTCGTTATTAGGAGGCGGCGTTGTGTCGGGTGAAGGGGCTACATATCAAAATACGCCGCAGCAACTTTTGCAGATACATCCACAGTTGTTacaa CAACAACAAGGAGTATACGGCGGGTGCTTAGTAGGCGGCGTGGGCGGCGTGGCTCCCATGCAGGCCGTCACTGTCGACGGACAAGATGCGCTGTTCATACCCGCACAACATGCTCAG AATTTCTCAGGCATGGGTCAAGTCAGCCTTGTAAACGGCCAGTTGGTGCGGACGCCTGTCCTGCCCGCTGGCTTTCTACAAAACGTCATGCATTTACCCACCG gcggcagcggcggcaTCGCAGTCCGCGGCGGCGTGGGCGGCATGGGCATGGTGCCGGTGCAGGTGCCCGTCAGCGTGGCGAACGGACACACGGTGTACCAGACCGTACATCTGCCCGTACACGCGCCGCAGCACTTGCAGATAATACCGCAGTTGCAACAG ATGCAAGCTCAACCTCAGATGGCGAGTGTGTTAACACCATCCGGACAAATTCAACAGATACAAATAGCGTCACTGGCTAATGTacag CAGGGCGGCGGCGCGCAGGGCGGAGGGAACGCTGGCCAATCTCCCGCCACCATCACTCTGCAG GCGGTCTCGAACCCCATGCAAGCGGACTCTGGGAGCATGCAGCAGCAACAACCGTCCCAGACGATTATAACAAGCACTCCCACCGGCCAGCAAGTCACCGTCATTCCCGCGTCGAGCAATGTACGCGTCGCGAATCTTGTACAG GTCCCGACGCTGGGCGTGGGCGGCTTGGGTGGTGCCGTGCAGTTGGTACCAGCTCTTGGGCTGCCAGGAGTACAGCTGGCTCAGTTGCAGCAGACACAACCTCAAGCTGCACAGCCTCTTATAG GCCAACAAATCCAGCAAGACCCAAACGAGCCGGGCAAGTGGCAAGTAGTGACGACGCACACGGCAAGCGGCGGCAGCGCCGCCACCACGCCGCAGCCCGCCGAGTGCGAGGCCGCCAAGATGCGGCCCTCCAGCCCCGGCCAGGGCAAGCGGCTCATGAAGAGGGTCGCTTGTACGTGTCCGAATTGTGACCAGGGAGAGAA TAGACTCATGGATCGCAAGAAGCAGCACGTTTGTCACATAGCCGGCTGCAACAAGGTGTACGGCAAGACTTCGCATTTGAGAGCGCATCTCCGCTGGCATTCTGGAGAGAGACCGTTCCTTTGTAATTGGCTGTTTTGTGGGAAGag GTTCACCCGATCGGACGAGTTACAACGTCATAGGCGAACACACACAGGAGAAAAGAGGTTCGAATGTCCCGAGTGCCGGAAGAGGTTCATGCGGTCAGACCACCTCGCCAAACACGTGCGGATACACACCAAGAATAGAATTACG GAGGTAGCAACATCAACGCAATCAATGTACTCAGACTCAGGCGACGATAGTTGCGACGAGAAAATGATGCTCACCATAGAAACCGTTCACAACGAGGGCGACGGAGAAGACAAGATGGTGCTTCGCCCCAGTCCCAAGATGGAGCCCGACCACATCGACAGCTAG
- the LOC110373099 gene encoding transcription factor Sp4 isoform X2 yields the protein MMSSEPTKVKVEYINEDKTSKEGNGSQSPLALLAATCSRLGAATMGPEQQQDNKDQQQHFSPQQQQQAQQQQAQQQQAQQQQAQQQQAQQQQAQQQAQLIQQQVQGDAATIAAIQQQYLQQQQQQPQLRVISSAVVQQLRAQGLSGNELSAAIVNAANSVPNGIQVQQPQVISMQQLQSLLGGGVVSGEGATYQNTPQQLLQIHPQLLQQQQGVYGGCLVGGVGGVAPMQAVTVDGQDALFIPAQHAQNFSGMGQVSLVNGQLVRTPVLPAGFLQNVMHLPTEQQATVTIPGTNLTIPISALTGNQPMITIPGSNISLPGLQANQTITIPTSQAISIPCSSAGVTPADKQANGKDNKPPTSPNGQGGSGGIAVRGGVGGMGMVPVQVPVSVANGHTVYQTVHLPVHAPQHLQIIPQLQQMQAQPQMASVLTPSGQIQQIQIASLANVQQGGGAQGGGNAGQSPATITLQAVSNPMQADSGSMQQQQPSQTIITSTPTGQQVTVIPASSNVRVANLVQVPTLGVGGLGGAVQLVPALGLPGVQLAQLQQTQPQAAQPLIGQQIQQDPNEPGKWQVVTTHTASGGSAATTPQPAECEAAKMRPSSPGQGKRLMKRVACTCPNCDQGENRLMDRKKQHVCHIAGCNKVYGKTSHLRAHLRWHSGERPFLCNWLFCGKRFTRSDELQRHRRTHTGEKRFECPECRKRFMRSDHLAKHVRIHTKNRITEVATSTQSMYSDSGDDSCDEKMMLTIETVHNEGDGEDKMVLRPSPKMEPDHIDS from the exons ATGATGTCGTCTGAGCCCACAAAAGTGAAGGTGGAATACATAAACGAGGACAAAACCAGCAAG GAAGGCAACGGCTCACAGTCGCCCCTAGCTCTCCTGGCGGCGACGTGTAGCCGGCTCGGCGCCGCCACCATGGGACCAGAGCAGCAGCAAGATAATAAGGATCAACAACAGCATTTTA GTCCACAGCAACAGCAACAAGCTCAGCAACAGCAAGCGCAGCAACAGCAAGCGCAGCAACAACAAGCGCAGCAGCAACAAGCGCAACAGCAACAGGCGCAACAACAAGCGCAACTCATACAGCAACAAGTGCAGGGCGATGCGGCGACTATTGCCGCGATACAGCAACAGTACTTgcagcagcagcaacaacagCCGCAGTTGAGGGTTATTAGCTCTGCTGTGGTGCAGCAGTTGAGGGCACAGGGTTTATcg gGCAATGAGTTATCAGCAGCAATAGTTAATGCAGCGAATTCTGTTCCAAATGGAATCCAAGTGCAACAGCCACAG GTTATATCGATGCAACAGTTGCAGTCGTTATTAGGAGGCGGCGTTGTGTCGGGTGAAGGGGCTACATATCAAAATACGCCGCAGCAACTTTTGCAGATACATCCACAGTTGTTacaa CAACAACAAGGAGTATACGGCGGGTGCTTAGTAGGCGGCGTGGGCGGCGTGGCTCCCATGCAGGCCGTCACTGTCGACGGACAAGATGCGCTGTTCATACCCGCACAACATGCTCAG AATTTCTCAGGCATGGGTCAAGTCAGCCTTGTAAACGGCCAGTTGGTGCGGACGCCTGTCCTGCCCGCTGGCTTTCTACAAAACGTCATGCATTTACCCACCG AGCAGCAGGCGACCGTCACCATCCCGGGCACTAACCTTACCATCCCTATAAGCGCTTTGACGGGGAACCAACCCATGATTACCATCCCGGGGTCGAACATATCTCTGCCGGGGCTTCAGGCCAATCAGACCATCACGATCCCGACCAGTCAGGCGATATCCATCCCGTGTAGTTCCGCCGGAGTCACGCCTGCCGACAAGCAGGCCAACGGGAAAGACAACAAGCCGCCCACCAGCCCCAATGGACAAG gcggcagcggcggcaTCGCAGTCCGCGGCGGCGTGGGCGGCATGGGCATGGTGCCGGTGCAGGTGCCCGTCAGCGTGGCGAACGGACACACGGTGTACCAGACCGTACATCTGCCCGTACACGCGCCGCAGCACTTGCAGATAATACCGCAGTTGCAACAG ATGCAAGCTCAACCTCAGATGGCGAGTGTGTTAACACCATCCGGACAAATTCAACAGATACAAATAGCGTCACTGGCTAATGTacag CAGGGCGGCGGCGCGCAGGGCGGAGGGAACGCTGGCCAATCTCCCGCCACCATCACTCTGCAG GCGGTCTCGAACCCCATGCAAGCGGACTCTGGGAGCATGCAGCAGCAACAACCGTCCCAGACGATTATAACAAGCACTCCCACCGGCCAGCAAGTCACCGTCATTCCCGCGTCGAGCAATGTACGCGTCGCGAATCTTGTACAG GTCCCGACGCTGGGCGTGGGCGGCTTGGGTGGTGCCGTGCAGTTGGTACCAGCTCTTGGGCTGCCAGGAGTACAGCTGGCTCAGTTGCAGCAGACACAACCTCAAGCTGCACAGCCTCTTATAG GCCAACAAATCCAGCAAGACCCAAACGAGCCGGGCAAGTGGCAAGTAGTGACGACGCACACGGCAAGCGGCGGCAGCGCCGCCACCACGCCGCAGCCCGCCGAGTGCGAGGCCGCCAAGATGCGGCCCTCCAGCCCCGGCCAGGGCAAGCGGCTCATGAAGAGGGTCGCTTGTACGTGTCCGAATTGTGACCAGGGAGAGAA TAGACTCATGGATCGCAAGAAGCAGCACGTTTGTCACATAGCCGGCTGCAACAAGGTGTACGGCAAGACTTCGCATTTGAGAGCGCATCTCCGCTGGCATTCTGGAGAGAGACCGTTCCTTTGTAATTGGCTGTTTTGTGGGAAGag GTTCACCCGATCGGACGAGTTACAACGTCATAGGCGAACACACACAGGAGAAAAGAGGTTCGAATGTCCCGAGTGCCGGAAGAGGTTCATGCGGTCAGACCACCTCGCCAAACACGTGCGGATACACACCAAGAATAGAATTACG GAGGTAGCAACATCAACGCAATCAATGTACTCAGACTCAGGCGACGATAGTTGCGACGAGAAAATGATGCTCACCATAGAAACCGTTCACAACGAGGGCGACGGAGAAGACAAGATGGTGCTTCGCCCCAGTCCCAAGATGGAGCCCGACCACATCGACAGCTAG
- the LOC110373099 gene encoding transcription factor Sp4 isoform X8: MMSSEPTKVKVEYINEDKTSKEGNGSQSPLALLAATCSRLGAATMGPEQQQDNKDQQQHFSPQQQQQAQQQQAQQQQAQQQQAQQQQAQQQQAQQQAQLIQQQVQGDAATIAAIQQQYLQQQQQQPQLRVISSAVVQQLRAQGLSGNELSAAIVNAANSVPNGIQVQQPQVISMQQLQSLLGGGVVSGEGATYQNTPQQLLQIHPQLLQQQQGVYGGCLVGGVGGVAPMQAVTVDGQDALFIPAQHAQNFSGMGQVSLVNGQLVRTPVLPAGFLQNVMHLPTAEQQATVTIPGTNLTIPISALTGNQPMITIPGSNISLPGLQANQTITIPTSQAISIPCSSAGVTPADKQANGKDNKPPTSPNGQGGSGGIAVRGGVGGMGMVPVQVPVSVANGHTVYQTVHLPVHAPQHLQIIPQLQQMQAQPQMASVLTPSGQIQQIQIASLANVQGGGAQGGGNAGQSPATITLQVPTLGVGGLGGAVQLVPALGLPGVQLAQLQQTQPQAAQPLIGQQIQQDPNEPGKWQVVTTHTASGGSAATTPQPAECEAAKMRPSSPGQGKRLMKRVACTCPNCDQGENRLMDRKKQHVCHIAGCNKVYGKTSHLRAHLRWHSGERPFLCNWLFCGKRFTRSDELQRHRRTHTGEKRFECPECRKRFMRSDHLAKHVRIHTKNRITEVATSTQSMYSDSGDDSCDEKMMLTIETVHNEGDGEDKMVLRPSPKMEPDHIDS; encoded by the exons ATGATGTCGTCTGAGCCCACAAAAGTGAAGGTGGAATACATAAACGAGGACAAAACCAGCAAG GAAGGCAACGGCTCACAGTCGCCCCTAGCTCTCCTGGCGGCGACGTGTAGCCGGCTCGGCGCCGCCACCATGGGACCAGAGCAGCAGCAAGATAATAAGGATCAACAACAGCATTTTA GTCCACAGCAACAGCAACAAGCTCAGCAACAGCAAGCGCAGCAACAGCAAGCGCAGCAACAACAAGCGCAGCAGCAACAAGCGCAACAGCAACAGGCGCAACAACAAGCGCAACTCATACAGCAACAAGTGCAGGGCGATGCGGCGACTATTGCCGCGATACAGCAACAGTACTTgcagcagcagcaacaacagCCGCAGTTGAGGGTTATTAGCTCTGCTGTGGTGCAGCAGTTGAGGGCACAGGGTTTATcg gGCAATGAGTTATCAGCAGCAATAGTTAATGCAGCGAATTCTGTTCCAAATGGAATCCAAGTGCAACAGCCACAG GTTATATCGATGCAACAGTTGCAGTCGTTATTAGGAGGCGGCGTTGTGTCGGGTGAAGGGGCTACATATCAAAATACGCCGCAGCAACTTTTGCAGATACATCCACAGTTGTTacaa CAACAACAAGGAGTATACGGCGGGTGCTTAGTAGGCGGCGTGGGCGGCGTGGCTCCCATGCAGGCCGTCACTGTCGACGGACAAGATGCGCTGTTCATACCCGCACAACATGCTCAG AATTTCTCAGGCATGGGTCAAGTCAGCCTTGTAAACGGCCAGTTGGTGCGGACGCCTGTCCTGCCCGCTGGCTTTCTACAAAACGTCATGCATTTACCCACCG CAGAGCAGCAGGCGACCGTCACCATCCCGGGCACTAACCTTACCATCCCTATAAGCGCTTTGACGGGGAACCAACCCATGATTACCATCCCGGGGTCGAACATATCTCTGCCGGGGCTTCAGGCCAATCAGACCATCACGATCCCGACCAGTCAGGCGATATCCATCCCGTGTAGTTCCGCCGGAGTCACGCCTGCCGACAAGCAGGCCAACGGGAAAGACAACAAGCCGCCCACCAGCCCCAATGGACAAG gcggcagcggcggcaTCGCAGTCCGCGGCGGCGTGGGCGGCATGGGCATGGTGCCGGTGCAGGTGCCCGTCAGCGTGGCGAACGGACACACGGTGTACCAGACCGTACATCTGCCCGTACACGCGCCGCAGCACTTGCAGATAATACCGCAGTTGCAACAG ATGCAAGCTCAACCTCAGATGGCGAGTGTGTTAACACCATCCGGACAAATTCAACAGATACAAATAGCGTCACTGGCTAATGTacag GGCGGCGGCGCGCAGGGCGGAGGGAACGCTGGCCAATCTCCCGCCACCATCACTCTGCAG GTCCCGACGCTGGGCGTGGGCGGCTTGGGTGGTGCCGTGCAGTTGGTACCAGCTCTTGGGCTGCCAGGAGTACAGCTGGCTCAGTTGCAGCAGACACAACCTCAAGCTGCACAGCCTCTTATAG GCCAACAAATCCAGCAAGACCCAAACGAGCCGGGCAAGTGGCAAGTAGTGACGACGCACACGGCAAGCGGCGGCAGCGCCGCCACCACGCCGCAGCCCGCCGAGTGCGAGGCCGCCAAGATGCGGCCCTCCAGCCCCGGCCAGGGCAAGCGGCTCATGAAGAGGGTCGCTTGTACGTGTCCGAATTGTGACCAGGGAGAGAA TAGACTCATGGATCGCAAGAAGCAGCACGTTTGTCACATAGCCGGCTGCAACAAGGTGTACGGCAAGACTTCGCATTTGAGAGCGCATCTCCGCTGGCATTCTGGAGAGAGACCGTTCCTTTGTAATTGGCTGTTTTGTGGGAAGag GTTCACCCGATCGGACGAGTTACAACGTCATAGGCGAACACACACAGGAGAAAAGAGGTTCGAATGTCCCGAGTGCCGGAAGAGGTTCATGCGGTCAGACCACCTCGCCAAACACGTGCGGATACACACCAAGAATAGAATTACG GAGGTAGCAACATCAACGCAATCAATGTACTCAGACTCAGGCGACGATAGTTGCGACGAGAAAATGATGCTCACCATAGAAACCGTTCACAACGAGGGCGACGGAGAAGACAAGATGGTGCTTCGCCCCAGTCCCAAGATGGAGCCCGACCACATCGACAGCTAG
- the LOC110373099 gene encoding transcription factor Sp4 isoform X9 — translation MMSSEPTKVKVEYINEDKTSKEGNGSQSPLALLAATCSRLGAATMGPEQQQDNKDQQQHFSPQQQQQAQQQQAQQQQAQQQQAQQQQAQQQQAQQQAQLIQQQVQGDAATIAAIQQQYLQQQQQQPQLRVISSAVVQQLRAQGLSGNELSAAIVNAANSVPNGIQVQQPQVISMQQLQSLLGGGVVSGEGATYQNTPQQLLQIHPQLLQQQQGVYGGCLVGGVGGVAPMQAVTVDGQDALFIPAQHAQNFSGMGQVSLVNGQLVRTPVLPAGFLQNVMHLPTAEQQATVTIPGTNLTIPISALTGNQPMITIPGSNISLPGLQANQTITIPTSQAISIPCSSAGVTPADKQANGKDNKPPTSPNGQGGSGGIAVRGGVGGMGMVPVQVPVSVANGHTVYQTVHLPVHAPQHLQIIPQLQQMQAQPQMASVLTPSGQIQQIQIASLANVQVPTLGVGGLGGAVQLVPALGLPGVQLAQLQQTQPQAAQPLIGQQIQQDPNEPGKWQVVTTHTASGGSAATTPQPAECEAAKMRPSSPGQGKRLMKRVACTCPNCDQGENRLMDRKKQHVCHIAGCNKVYGKTSHLRAHLRWHSGERPFLCNWLFCGKRFTRSDELQRHRRTHTGEKRFECPECRKRFMRSDHLAKHVRIHTKNRITEVATSTQSMYSDSGDDSCDEKMMLTIETVHNEGDGEDKMVLRPSPKMEPDHIDS, via the exons ATGATGTCGTCTGAGCCCACAAAAGTGAAGGTGGAATACATAAACGAGGACAAAACCAGCAAG GAAGGCAACGGCTCACAGTCGCCCCTAGCTCTCCTGGCGGCGACGTGTAGCCGGCTCGGCGCCGCCACCATGGGACCAGAGCAGCAGCAAGATAATAAGGATCAACAACAGCATTTTA GTCCACAGCAACAGCAACAAGCTCAGCAACAGCAAGCGCAGCAACAGCAAGCGCAGCAACAACAAGCGCAGCAGCAACAAGCGCAACAGCAACAGGCGCAACAACAAGCGCAACTCATACAGCAACAAGTGCAGGGCGATGCGGCGACTATTGCCGCGATACAGCAACAGTACTTgcagcagcagcaacaacagCCGCAGTTGAGGGTTATTAGCTCTGCTGTGGTGCAGCAGTTGAGGGCACAGGGTTTATcg gGCAATGAGTTATCAGCAGCAATAGTTAATGCAGCGAATTCTGTTCCAAATGGAATCCAAGTGCAACAGCCACAG GTTATATCGATGCAACAGTTGCAGTCGTTATTAGGAGGCGGCGTTGTGTCGGGTGAAGGGGCTACATATCAAAATACGCCGCAGCAACTTTTGCAGATACATCCACAGTTGTTacaa CAACAACAAGGAGTATACGGCGGGTGCTTAGTAGGCGGCGTGGGCGGCGTGGCTCCCATGCAGGCCGTCACTGTCGACGGACAAGATGCGCTGTTCATACCCGCACAACATGCTCAG AATTTCTCAGGCATGGGTCAAGTCAGCCTTGTAAACGGCCAGTTGGTGCGGACGCCTGTCCTGCCCGCTGGCTTTCTACAAAACGTCATGCATTTACCCACCG CAGAGCAGCAGGCGACCGTCACCATCCCGGGCACTAACCTTACCATCCCTATAAGCGCTTTGACGGGGAACCAACCCATGATTACCATCCCGGGGTCGAACATATCTCTGCCGGGGCTTCAGGCCAATCAGACCATCACGATCCCGACCAGTCAGGCGATATCCATCCCGTGTAGTTCCGCCGGAGTCACGCCTGCCGACAAGCAGGCCAACGGGAAAGACAACAAGCCGCCCACCAGCCCCAATGGACAAG gcggcagcggcggcaTCGCAGTCCGCGGCGGCGTGGGCGGCATGGGCATGGTGCCGGTGCAGGTGCCCGTCAGCGTGGCGAACGGACACACGGTGTACCAGACCGTACATCTGCCCGTACACGCGCCGCAGCACTTGCAGATAATACCGCAGTTGCAACAG ATGCAAGCTCAACCTCAGATGGCGAGTGTGTTAACACCATCCGGACAAATTCAACAGATACAAATAGCGTCACTGGCTAATGTacag GTCCCGACGCTGGGCGTGGGCGGCTTGGGTGGTGCCGTGCAGTTGGTACCAGCTCTTGGGCTGCCAGGAGTACAGCTGGCTCAGTTGCAGCAGACACAACCTCAAGCTGCACAGCCTCTTATAG GCCAACAAATCCAGCAAGACCCAAACGAGCCGGGCAAGTGGCAAGTAGTGACGACGCACACGGCAAGCGGCGGCAGCGCCGCCACCACGCCGCAGCCCGCCGAGTGCGAGGCCGCCAAGATGCGGCCCTCCAGCCCCGGCCAGGGCAAGCGGCTCATGAAGAGGGTCGCTTGTACGTGTCCGAATTGTGACCAGGGAGAGAA TAGACTCATGGATCGCAAGAAGCAGCACGTTTGTCACATAGCCGGCTGCAACAAGGTGTACGGCAAGACTTCGCATTTGAGAGCGCATCTCCGCTGGCATTCTGGAGAGAGACCGTTCCTTTGTAATTGGCTGTTTTGTGGGAAGag GTTCACCCGATCGGACGAGTTACAACGTCATAGGCGAACACACACAGGAGAAAAGAGGTTCGAATGTCCCGAGTGCCGGAAGAGGTTCATGCGGTCAGACCACCTCGCCAAACACGTGCGGATACACACCAAGAATAGAATTACG GAGGTAGCAACATCAACGCAATCAATGTACTCAGACTCAGGCGACGATAGTTGCGACGAGAAAATGATGCTCACCATAGAAACCGTTCACAACGAGGGCGACGGAGAAGACAAGATGGTGCTTCGCCCCAGTCCCAAGATGGAGCCCGACCACATCGACAGCTAG